In a genomic window of Gossypium arboreum isolate Shixiya-1 chromosome 9, ASM2569848v2, whole genome shotgun sequence:
- the LOC108454380 gene encoding histone deacetylase HDT1-like: MEFWGIEVKAGQPIKTDPGASHVIHLSQATLGESKNKAESVPLYVNVNGKKLVLGTLSHQNCPQLCFDLVFEQGFELSHNWKNGSVYFLGYRTFVPEEGSDDEFDSEEESSEDEELPVAAENGKAKTDAKTANAGKPDAVKQAVKITEPSDNKKNEDDDDDSDSEDGSGSDDEDDSEDEDAEMSVDESSDDEDEETPKKVESSKKRPAEAATPVSAKKAKPAATPQKTDGKKGGHTATPHPSKQAGKTSGKSPKSGGQFSCGSCSKSFGSEGGLESHKKAKHGGK; the protein is encoded by the exons ATGGAGTTCTGGG GTATTGAAGTTAAAGCTGGACAGCCTATTAAAACGGACCCTGGTGCCAGTCATGTCATCCATCTTTCCCAG GCAACACTTGGTGAGTCAAAGAACAAAGCAGAGTCGGTTCCTCTCTATGTGAATGTTAATGGGAAGAAACTCGTTCTCGGAACACTTTCCCACCAGAATTGCCCGCAATTGTGTTTTGATTTAGTATTTGAGCAAGGCTTTGAGCTCTCTCACAACTGGAAAAATGGGAGCGTCTATTTCCTTGGTTACAGAACTTTTGTCCCAGAGGAAGG CTCTGATGATGAATTTG ATAGTGAGGAAGAAAGTAGCGAGGATGAGGAACTTCCTGTGGCTGCTGAAAACG GAAAAGCTAAGACAGATGCAAAAACGGCTAATGCTGGGAAACCTGATGCTGTAAAACAAGCTGTCAAGATAACTGAACCAAGTGATAACAAGAAAAATGAGGACGATGATGATGATAGTGATTCCGAGGATGGAAGTGGTTCTGATGATGAAGATGATTCCGAGGATGAAGATGCAGAG ATGTCTGTGGATGAAAGTTCAGATGATGAGGATGAGGAGACACCTAAGAAg GTTGAGTCGAGCAAAAAGAGACCGGCAGAAGCTGCAACACCTGTTTCTGCAAAGAAGGCTAAACCTGCAGCGACACCTCAGAAAACAG ATGGTAAGAAGGGTGGTCACACTGCAACCCCACACCCATCAAAGCAAGCTGGGAAAACTTCTGGAAAGAGTCCAAAGTCTGGTGGTCAATTCTCTTGTGGATCTTGTAGCAA GTCCTTTGGTTCCGAGGGTGGTCTAGAGTCCCACAAGAAGGCCAAGCATGGTGGCAAATGA
- the LOC108455059 gene encoding uncharacterized protein LOC108455059, with protein MEKKSNESFRQYAQRWREVAIQVQPPLLEKETTMLFINTLKAPFITHMLGSATKSFSDIVMMGEMIENAVRSGKIESGESVRKSASRKRDNKVNNTSTFNKGQSKSFTVNQPKMVTTNQQSSVRQESNTRENTERPQFTPIPMTYRELYQNLFNARVVSPFYLKLLQPPYPKWYDTNSQCEYHAGITGYSIKNCTAFKKVVERLIKMGIIRFDKPAVSNVAGNPLPNHTDQGVNGISEGKNKKVKSEVREVRTPLRRVWKEMAKRGFIALDSRALVQNMMDNKEMEFYEEIEDPVEGDICASEGESTTQNQTANYPVNYDCNVTIPGKESLVDALKEGQDRGSYTRSGRRYDTTNEEVQPVKGKAPVVEKIKEKVTKSVNEPVNEEEAKEFLKFLKHSEYSMVEQLCKQSARISMLALLLSSEVHRSELMKVLNETYVANDISVNKLDYLVSNISADNYIFFNDDEIPPRGMGSTKALHITTRCKGYTLPGVLIDNGSALNVLPLTTLNRLPVDSSHMKEY; from the exons ATGGAAAAGAAATCCAATGAAAGTTTCAGACAGTATGCACAAAGGTGGAGAGAGgtggccatacaagttcagccgCCACTTCTAGAAAAGGAGACAACGATGCTCTTTATCAACACATTGAAGGCCCcttttatcactcatatgttgggaagcgccaCCAAAAGCTTCTCTGACATAGTGATGATGGGGGAAATGATCGAAAATGCTGTGAGGAGTGGTAAGATAGAATCGGGAGAGAGTGTTAGGAAGTCGGCCTCGAGGAAAAGAGATAACAAAGTGAACAACACGAGCACATTCAACAAGGGTCAATCCAAGTCATTCACCGTAAATCAACCCAAGATGGTGACCACCAATCAGcaaagctctgtaagacaagaatCCAACACGAGAGAGAACACAGAGAGGCCACAGTTCACCCCTATACCCATGacgtatagggagttgtaccagaACCTGTTCAACGCTCGTGTAGTGTCCCCTTTTTACCTAAAGCTTCTACAGCCcccgtatcccaaatggtatgacacaaactCCCAATGTGAATACCACGCGGGAATCACCGGGTACTCAATCAAAAACTGCACTGCGTTCAAGAAAGTAGTCGAAAGACTCATTAAGATGGGGATCATAAGGTTTGACAAACCAGCAGTATCCAACGTAGCAGGAAACCCACTCCCCAATCATACCGACCAAGGAGTGAATGGGATAAGCGAAGGCAAGAACAAGAAGGTCAAAAGTGAGGTTAGAGAAGTCAGGACCCCATTGAGACGGGTGTGGAAGGAGATGGCCAAGCGAGGATTTATCGCGTTGGATTCGAG GGCCCTAGTACAGAacatgatggataataaggaaatGGAATTCTATGAAGAGATCGAAGACCCCGTAGAGGGAGATATATGTGCGTCGGAGGGAGAATCGACGACACAGAATCAAACAGCTAACTATCCCGTG AATTATGATTGTAACGTGACGATTCCGGGAAAAGAAAGCCTGGTGGATGCTTTAAAAGAGGGTCAAGACAGGGGCTCCTATACACGTAGCGGGAGACGTTACGATACAACAAATGAGGAGGTACAACCCGTAAAAGGAAAAGCCCCAGTGGTcgaaaaaataaaggaaaaagtaACCAAATCTGTTAACGAGCCAGTTAACGAAGAGGAGGCcaaggagtttttaaaattcctaaagcatagTGAATACAGTATGGTGGAACAGCTATGTAAACAGTCGGCTCGTATCTCGATGCTAGCCTTACTTCTAAGCTCGGAAGTTCATCGCAGCGAATTGATGAAGGTCTTGAATGAAACATACGTTGCCAACGATATCTCCGTTAACAAACTAGACTATTTAGTTAGtaacatcagtgctgacaattATATTTTCTTCAATGATGATGAGATACCACCCAG